One window from the genome of Halostella litorea encodes:
- a CDS encoding bacterio-opsin activator domain-containing protein: protein MSASGATADRAEWFDAAAYDRLRGATGSYREVLLVRLAAEAGLRAAEMPRVRPADLRQVREDPARHLLAVGDGDGGVARETVATPELAREIRRYARSEGVADDEPLVDVSPRRVRMIVAEATDRAAERTGDDRYADLAVGDLRRYFTRRLLVEADANPRVVKAACGWGSFEALEPYLDAPDEDALVAALSRLVGDAGGGTGELARLRYHREVATAARVAGEDALAADDRRGVERATCAGLAGGPYVGAWTTAGGIAADGGDPRAVAGVAEDAAARMATAVAATDAVDRATETGEPVVRRAADPPLSGPDGDAFRACGGASLAVVPLATRETTHGVVCVLSDRPDAFEADERAQLRALGRRVAHAVTALRRRKLLLSDAVVELAIRVDGDRSFFNRVAADCGCTLSLESLVSGDDATLVYYLSLSGASPSAAFERAEAADAVESFRLVEARADDALLEFVVSGTTPAVALTRAGATVSDVDVTGEGTRLTAELPRDADLRSVVDALADAFPSAAVIGKRETERSARTVDEFRRGVADRLTDRQESALHAAYAGGYFDWPRESTAEEIADAMGVSSPTLHNHLRKGQRELLGAVFDDGDGQQ from the coding sequence ATGAGCGCGAGCGGGGCGACGGCCGACCGGGCGGAGTGGTTCGACGCGGCCGCGTACGACCGGCTGCGCGGCGCGACGGGGAGCTACCGCGAGGTGTTGCTGGTCCGGTTGGCCGCCGAGGCTGGCCTCCGGGCCGCCGAGATGCCGCGGGTCCGCCCCGCCGACCTCCGGCAGGTCCGCGAGGACCCCGCCCGCCACCTGCTCGCCGTCGGCGACGGGGACGGCGGCGTGGCCCGCGAGACGGTCGCGACCCCCGAACTGGCCCGCGAGATCCGCCGGTACGCCCGGAGCGAGGGGGTCGCGGACGACGAGCCGCTGGTGGACGTGAGCCCGCGGCGCGTCCGCATGATCGTCGCGGAGGCCACGGACCGGGCGGCCGAGCGGACCGGCGACGACCGCTACGCCGACCTCGCCGTCGGCGACCTGCGCCGGTACTTCACCCGCCGGCTGCTCGTCGAGGCCGACGCCAACCCGCGGGTCGTGAAGGCCGCCTGCGGCTGGGGGAGCTTCGAGGCGCTGGAGCCGTACCTCGACGCGCCCGACGAGGACGCCCTCGTCGCCGCGCTGTCCCGCCTCGTCGGCGACGCGGGCGGCGGGACCGGCGAACTGGCCCGGCTCCGGTACCACCGCGAGGTCGCGACCGCCGCCCGCGTCGCCGGCGAGGACGCGCTGGCGGCCGACGACCGCCGCGGCGTCGAGCGGGCGACCTGCGCCGGGCTCGCCGGCGGGCCGTACGTCGGCGCGTGGACGACTGCCGGGGGAATCGCGGCCGACGGGGGCGATCCGCGGGCCGTCGCGGGCGTCGCCGAGGACGCCGCGGCGCGGATGGCGACCGCCGTCGCCGCGACCGACGCCGTCGACCGAGCGACCGAGACCGGCGAGCCGGTCGTCAGGCGGGCCGCCGACCCGCCGCTGTCCGGCCCCGACGGCGACGCGTTCCGGGCCTGCGGCGGGGCGTCGCTCGCGGTCGTCCCGCTCGCGACCCGGGAGACGACCCACGGCGTCGTCTGCGTCCTCTCGGACCGGCCGGACGCGTTCGAGGCGGACGAGCGCGCCCAGTTGCGGGCACTCGGCCGGCGCGTCGCCCACGCGGTCACGGCGCTCCGGCGGCGGAAGCTCCTCCTCTCGGACGCGGTGGTCGAACTGGCGATCCGCGTCGACGGCGACCGCTCGTTTTTCAACCGGGTCGCGGCCGACTGCGGCTGTACGCTCTCGCTGGAGTCGCTGGTCTCGGGCGACGACGCGACGCTCGTCTACTACCTCTCGCTGTCCGGCGCGTCGCCGTCGGCGGCGTTCGAGCGCGCGGAGGCGGCCGACGCCGTCGAGTCGTTCCGCCTCGTCGAGGCCCGCGCGGACGACGCCCTGCTGGAGTTCGTCGTCTCGGGGACGACGCCGGCGGTCGCGCTGACCCGGGCGGGCGCGACCGTCAGCGACGTCGACGTCACCGGCGAGGGCACCCGCCTCACCGCCGAACTGCCGCGCGACGCCGACCTCCGGTCGGTCGTCGACGCGCTGGCGGACGCCTTCCCGAGCGCGGCGGTCATCGGGAAACGCGAGACCGAGCGGTCGGCCCGCACCGTCGACGAGTTCCGCCGCGGGGTCGCCGACCGGCTCACCGACCGCCAGGAGTCGGCGCTGCACGCGGCCTACGCCGGCGGCTACTTCGACTGGCCCCGCGAGAGCACCGCCGAGGAGATAGCCGACGCGATGGGCGTCTCCTCCCCGACGCTCCACAACCACCTCCGGAAGGGCCAGCGCGAACTCCTCGGGGCGGTGTTCGACGACGGCGACGGGCAGCAATGA
- the acs gene encoding acetate--CoA ligase → MSDGPGVDVERALGETEAIDPPESFVRQANVSDPSIHEAFASNWPECWERAADLLDWESAYDAVLDDSDEPFYEWFTGGKLNAAYNCVDRHVEAGGKNRAAIKWVGKRDETRTYTYQDLHREVNEFAAALRDLGVGEDDVVTLYMPMIPELPVAMLACARIGAPHSVVFAGFSADALATRLARADSEYLVTCDGYYRRGTAFNLKSKADNALLDVNHDVRETVVVDRLGDEMGHHLPSHQRDYGDLLDDHAGERVDPVPRDAEDMLFLMYTSGTTGEPKGVTHATGGYLAQAAWTSHAVLDLEPEDTHWCSADIGWITGHTYVVYGPLALGATTTMYEGTPDYPDRDRVWEIVDTNAVDVFYTAPTAIRAFMKWGEEYPERHDLSSLRLLGTVGEPINPRAWQWYYEHVGGGECPVVDTWWQTETGGMMISTLPGVDAMKPGSAGPPLPGIDAEVVDAAGDPVDAGGAGYLTVAKPWPGMLRTLYGDDDRFVEECWRRDDDGGYRYVAGDGATVDGDGYVTVLGRIDDVLNVSGRRLGTMEIESAIVGVEGVAEAAVVGADDGPDTAVFAYVSTENGYDASEELRERIVETVGETIAPFARPERVVFAPDLPKTRSGKIMRRLLTAVASGDDLGNTSALRNPEVVGEIQAAVRDE, encoded by the coding sequence ATGAGCGACGGCCCGGGGGTAGACGTCGAACGGGCGCTCGGCGAGACCGAGGCGATCGACCCGCCGGAGTCGTTCGTCCGGCAGGCGAACGTCAGCGACCCGTCGATACACGAGGCGTTCGCGTCGAACTGGCCGGAGTGCTGGGAGCGGGCCGCGGACCTGCTCGACTGGGAGTCGGCGTACGATGCCGTGCTCGACGACTCCGACGAACCGTTCTACGAGTGGTTCACCGGCGGGAAACTGAACGCCGCGTACAACTGCGTCGACCGCCACGTTGAGGCGGGCGGGAAGAACCGCGCGGCGATCAAGTGGGTCGGCAAGCGCGACGAGACGCGGACGTACACCTATCAGGACCTCCACCGCGAGGTCAACGAGTTCGCGGCCGCGCTGCGCGACCTGGGCGTCGGCGAGGACGACGTGGTGACGCTGTACATGCCGATGATCCCGGAGTTGCCGGTGGCGATGCTGGCGTGTGCCCGGATCGGCGCGCCCCACAGCGTCGTGTTCGCCGGCTTCTCGGCCGACGCCCTCGCCACGCGGCTGGCGCGGGCCGACTCGGAGTACCTGGTCACCTGCGACGGCTACTACCGGCGGGGCACCGCGTTCAACCTGAAGAGCAAGGCGGACAACGCCCTGCTCGACGTGAACCACGACGTGCGCGAGACGGTCGTCGTCGACCGCCTCGGCGACGAGATGGGCCACCACCTCCCGTCCCACCAGCGCGACTACGGCGACCTGCTCGACGACCACGCCGGCGAGCGCGTCGACCCGGTCCCGCGGGACGCCGAGGACATGCTGTTCCTGATGTACACCTCCGGGACGACCGGCGAGCCGAAGGGCGTGACGCACGCGACCGGCGGCTACCTCGCGCAGGCCGCCTGGACCAGCCACGCCGTGCTGGACCTCGAACCGGAGGACACCCACTGGTGCTCGGCCGACATCGGCTGGATCACTGGCCACACGTACGTCGTCTACGGCCCGCTGGCGCTGGGCGCGACGACGACGATGTACGAGGGGACGCCGGACTACCCCGACCGCGACCGCGTCTGGGAGATCGTCGACACGAACGCCGTCGACGTGTTCTACACCGCGCCGACCGCGATCCGGGCGTTCATGAAGTGGGGCGAGGAGTACCCCGAGCGCCACGACCTCTCCAGTCTCCGCCTGTTGGGCACCGTCGGAGAACCGATCAATCCCCGCGCCTGGCAGTGGTACTACGAGCACGTCGGCGGGGGGGAGTGCCCGGTCGTCGACACGTGGTGGCAGACCGAGACCGGCGGGATGATGATCTCGACGCTGCCGGGCGTCGACGCGATGAAGCCGGGGAGCGCGGGACCGCCCCTGCCGGGGATCGACGCGGAGGTGGTCGACGCCGCCGGCGACCCGGTCGACGCCGGCGGGGCCGGCTACCTGACGGTCGCCAAGCCCTGGCCCGGCATGCTCCGGACGCTGTACGGGGACGACGACCGCTTCGTCGAGGAGTGCTGGCGGCGGGACGACGACGGCGGCTACCGCTACGTCGCCGGCGACGGCGCGACGGTCGACGGGGACGGCTACGTCACGGTGCTCGGCCGGATCGACGACGTGTTGAACGTCTCGGGCCGCCGCCTCGGCACGATGGAGATAGAGAGCGCCATCGTCGGCGTCGAGGGCGTCGCCGAGGCCGCCGTCGTCGGGGCGGACGACGGCCCCGACACCGCCGTGTTCGCGTACGTCAGCACGGAGAACGGCTACGACGCGAGCGAGGAACTCCGCGAGCGGATCGTCGAGACGGTCGGCGAGACGATCGCCCCCTTCGCCCGGCCGGAGCGGGTCGTCTTCGCGCCGGACCTGCCGAAGACGCGGTCGGGCAAGATCATGCGCCGCCTGCTAACCGCGGTCGCGAGCGGGGACGACTTAGGGAACACCAGCGCGCTCCGCAACCCCGAGGTCGTCGGCGAGATCCAGGCCGCGGTCCGGGACGAGTGA
- a CDS encoding NAD-dependent epimerase/dehydratase family protein, with protein sequence MDLSGKRVLVTGGAGLVGSHMAARLDADNDVLVADDLSNGYRDWVPDGAEFAGVDLTDPDAVAEVVTPDLDVVFHFAASKEVDTDRPRAQFDANNAMTYNLLERMDSVGVDRIAFTSSSTVYGEAPRPTPEDYAPLEPISIYGASKLAEEGLLSTYAHAHGFTVWTFRFANIPGPAFDGSVIPDFVEKMDENPETMTILGNGRQEKSYLHVEECVDAIRHVVANTDDALNVYNLGTRTTTSVNRIADIVAEEMGVDPDYEYTGGDRGWTGDVPKMRLSVEKLAATGWGPPFSSDESVRKAARQLVDRLD encoded by the coding sequence ATGGACCTGTCCGGAAAGCGAGTGCTCGTCACCGGCGGCGCAGGCCTCGTCGGGTCGCACATGGCCGCCCGCCTCGACGCCGACAACGACGTCCTCGTCGCGGACGACCTCTCGAACGGCTACCGCGACTGGGTGCCCGACGGCGCCGAGTTCGCCGGGGTGGACCTGACCGACCCGGACGCGGTGGCCGAGGTCGTCACCCCCGACCTCGACGTCGTCTTCCACTTCGCCGCCTCGAAGGAGGTCGACACCGACCGCCCCCGCGCGCAGTTCGACGCGAACAACGCGATGACGTACAACCTGCTCGAACGGATGGATTCGGTCGGCGTCGACCGGATAGCGTTCACTTCCTCCTCGACGGTGTACGGCGAGGCCCCGCGCCCGACGCCCGAGGACTACGCGCCGCTCGAACCCATCAGCATCTACGGCGCGAGCAAACTCGCCGAGGAGGGCCTGCTGTCGACGTACGCCCACGCCCACGGCTTCACCGTCTGGACGTTCCGGTTCGCGAACATCCCCGGCCCGGCGTTCGACGGCTCCGTCATCCCCGACTTCGTGGAGAAGATGGACGAGAACCCCGAGACGATGACGATCCTCGGGAACGGCCGCCAGGAGAAGTCGTACCTCCACGTCGAGGAGTGCGTCGACGCCATCCGCCACGTCGTCGCCAACACGGACGACGCCCTCAACGTGTACAACCTCGGCACGCGGACCACGACGTCGGTCAACCGCATCGCCGACATCGTCGCCGAGGAGATGGGCGTCGACCCCGACTACGAGTACACCGGCGGCGACCGCGGCTGGACCGGCGACGTGCCGAAGATGCGCCTCTCGGTCGAGAAACTCGCCGCGACCGGCTGGGGGCCGCCCTTCTCCAGCGACGAGTCCGTCCGCAAGGCGGCCCGGCAACTGGTCGACCGGCTGGACTGA
- a CDS encoding alpha/beta fold hydrolase translates to MDLPDEWTAGTVSANGIDIRYYRAGSGDPVVLAHGMYADGRCWARLGSDLADEYEVVAYDARGHGRSDAPETGYDIDTRVADLVGLVAELGLDDPVLGGHSMGAATVAWAAAEHPSLPRGVFLEDPSRFRGTPETSVEAAREAGRERLRESKSRSVEERVERHYEEAGRDDHDEAQVRRLAVATDDCSPHVVKIAQEHPPVERAFDDVACRTLVLRRDVGVDDRVEDLRAAERLADGRLVHVPDAGHHVFLDEYDAAAAELRTFLRRL, encoded by the coding sequence ATGGACCTCCCCGACGAGTGGACCGCCGGCACCGTCTCCGCCAACGGTATCGACATCCGGTACTACCGGGCGGGATCCGGCGATCCGGTCGTGCTGGCACACGGGATGTACGCCGACGGCCGGTGCTGGGCGCGGCTGGGGTCGGATCTGGCCGACGAGTACGAGGTGGTCGCGTACGACGCCCGCGGCCACGGCCGCTCGGACGCCCCGGAGACGGGATACGACATAGACACCCGCGTCGCCGACCTCGTCGGGCTGGTCGCCGAACTCGGGCTGGACGACCCCGTCCTCGGCGGGCACTCGATGGGCGCGGCGACGGTCGCCTGGGCGGCCGCCGAGCACCCGTCGCTGCCCCGCGGCGTCTTCCTCGAAGACCCGTCGCGGTTCCGGGGGACCCCGGAGACGAGCGTGGAAGCCGCACGGGAAGCGGGCCGCGAACGCCTCCGTGAGTCGAAGTCCCGCTCGGTCGAGGAACGGGTCGAACGCCACTACGAGGAAGCCGGCCGCGACGACCACGACGAGGCGCAGGTCCGTCGCCTCGCCGTCGCGACCGACGACTGCAGCCCGCACGTCGTGAAGATCGCACAGGAGCATCCGCCGGTGGAGCGGGCGTTCGACGACGTCGCGTGTCGCACGCTGGTGTTGCGACGCGACGTCGGCGTCGACGACCGGGTGGAGGACCTGCGGGCGGCGGAGCGGCTCGCGGACGGCCGGCTCGTACACGTCCCCGACGCCGGACACCACGTCTTCCTCGACGAGTACGACGCCGCCGCGGCGGAGCTCCGGACGTTCCTCCGCCGCCTGTAG
- a CDS encoding helix-turn-helix domain-containing protein, with translation MGLVAEFGIRCEALPLAGVASAVPDASLALELQYNHGRRPLFLVTATGGSRSATERALDDAYDVDRWTLVGRAGDTRRYQAVPALSFEEQLGDHIDDLAGLEALATADAIVERIDVEPDGWRQTGWFADRDAFDAFASFWRRNAGFRLHRLTHDGEPEPPGDGLTDRQREALRTAYELGHFEVPRRATLAEVAAELDISASSASERLRRAQTRLVQETVATTWPPLPD, from the coding sequence ATGGGGCTCGTCGCCGAGTTCGGGATCCGCTGCGAGGCGCTCCCCCTGGCGGGGGTGGCGTCGGCGGTTCCCGACGCGTCGCTCGCGCTCGAACTGCAGTACAACCACGGCAGGCGGCCGCTGTTTCTCGTGACCGCGACCGGCGGCTCCCGGTCGGCGACCGAGCGGGCCCTCGACGACGCCTACGACGTCGACCGGTGGACCCTCGTCGGGCGCGCCGGCGACACCCGCCGGTATCAGGCGGTCCCCGCGCTGAGCTTCGAGGAACAGCTCGGCGACCACATCGACGACCTGGCCGGCCTCGAAGCCCTCGCCACGGCCGACGCCATCGTCGAGCGGATCGACGTCGAGCCGGACGGCTGGCGGCAGACGGGCTGGTTCGCCGACCGCGACGCCTTCGACGCGTTCGCCTCGTTCTGGCGGCGCAACGCCGGCTTCCGGCTGCACCGCCTCACGCACGACGGCGAGCCCGAACCGCCAGGCGACGGGCTGACCGACCGCCAGCGCGAGGCGCTCCGGACCGCGTACGAACTCGGCCACTTCGAGGTCCCGCGCCGGGCCACCCTGGCGGAGGTTGCCGCGGAGCTCGACATCTCCGCGTCGTCGGCCTCCGAGCGGCTCCGCCGCGCGCAGACGCGACTCGTACAGGAAACCGTGGCGACGACGTGGCCGCCGCTCCCGGACTGA
- a CDS encoding alpha/beta fold hydrolase, giving the protein MQRTQSTNGIEVAYERRGDGHPLVLLHGGMAPREYWNPVVPAFEGYGAVVPQRPGFGTCLDDPAETSAAEVLEREAEYARALVEAVDGDPVLLGHSYGALTAVEAATDAAVEAVVAYEPAVLPEGYRAEADLADRMASLIDRGERREAVKRYVEQVLHPDGVDDLDAWLAEWPVWPDCVDLAEEVVRMNRAVERYELPDRLHVDAPALVLTGTDGPEFLRESARDVHAALPHSRLVEFDGVSHTGPAEAPDRVAAEVAAFVNAQ; this is encoded by the coding sequence ATGCAGCGGACACAGTCCACGAACGGGATCGAGGTAGCGTACGAACGACGCGGCGACGGCCACCCGCTGGTCCTGCTCCACGGCGGGATGGCCCCCCGGGAGTACTGGAACCCGGTCGTCCCGGCGTTCGAGGGATACGGCGCGGTCGTCCCGCAGCGCCCGGGCTTTGGCACCTGTCTCGACGACCCCGCGGAGACGAGCGCGGCCGAGGTGCTGGAGCGCGAGGCCGAGTACGCCCGCGCGCTCGTCGAGGCCGTCGACGGCGACCCGGTTCTGCTCGGGCACTCCTACGGCGCGCTCACCGCGGTCGAGGCCGCGACGGACGCGGCGGTCGAGGCGGTCGTCGCCTACGAACCGGCGGTGCTCCCCGAGGGGTACCGGGCGGAGGCCGACCTCGCCGACCGGATGGCGTCGCTGATCGACCGGGGCGAGCGACGCGAGGCGGTGAAACGCTACGTCGAGCAGGTGCTCCACCCCGACGGTGTCGACGACCTCGACGCGTGGCTCGCGGAGTGGCCGGTCTGGCCGGACTGCGTGGACCTCGCCGAGGAGGTCGTCCGCATGAACCGCGCCGTCGAGCGGTACGAACTCCCCGACCGCCTCCACGTCGACGCCCCCGCGCTCGTCCTGACCGGGACGGACGGCCCGGAGTTCCTCCGGGAGAGCGCACGCGACGTCCACGCGGCGCTACCCCACAGCCGCCTCGTCGAGTTCGACGGCGTCAGCCACACCGGCCCGGCCGAAGCGCCGGACCGCGTCGCCGCGGAAGTCGCGGCGTTCGTGAACGCCCAGTAA
- a CDS encoding BsuPI-related putative proteinase inhibitor, translating to MALHGSLDVAADDGVTFVFTVENDGAEPVDLRFPDALEADFAVHDGDREVWRFSEGRMFAQALGSETIPPGESATYEASWDDPESGEYDAVATLEARESDCEARAAFSV from the coding sequence ATGGCGCTTCATGGGTCGCTCGACGTCGCCGCCGACGACGGCGTCACGTTCGTCTTCACGGTCGAAAACGACGGGGCTGAACCGGTCGACCTCCGCTTCCCCGACGCGCTGGAGGCGGACTTCGCCGTGCACGACGGCGACCGGGAGGTCTGGCGGTTCAGCGAGGGCCGCATGTTCGCGCAGGCGCTCGGCTCCGAGACGATACCCCCCGGCGAGTCCGCGACGTACGAGGCGTCGTGGGACGACCCCGAGTCCGGCGAGTACGACGCCGTGGCGACGCTCGAAGCGCGGGAGTCCGACTGCGAGGCGCGGGCGGCGTTCTCGGTGTAG
- a CDS encoding DUF2797 domain-containing protein: MQIVGYDTGSPASGEGDGRNPALLLAADGRVDRVALTPGTELAYSLGERRCAGAVDGDTHYDCGNEAAPYCDQHASTWVCARCTGTCLKDEMDCYEEHAVYLAAFAPATFKVGVTRSWRLETRLREQGADRAAHLHTVSNGRIARELEAEIATDQTDRVRVPEKVAGLGRGVDEDAWAAVLAEFDVLDRWRFDYGLGLDARPVPETLATGTVVGVKGRVLVLENAGTTYAVDLRDLVGYAVEAESASRSLQSNLGAFT; this comes from the coding sequence GTGCAGATCGTCGGGTACGACACGGGGTCGCCGGCGTCCGGGGAGGGCGACGGCCGGAACCCCGCGCTGTTGCTCGCCGCGGACGGGCGCGTCGACCGCGTCGCGCTGACGCCGGGGACCGAACTCGCCTACAGCCTCGGCGAGCGGCGCTGTGCGGGCGCGGTCGACGGGGACACCCACTACGACTGCGGGAACGAGGCCGCCCCGTACTGCGACCAGCACGCGAGCACGTGGGTGTGTGCGCGGTGTACCGGCACCTGCCTCAAGGACGAGATGGACTGCTACGAGGAGCACGCGGTGTACCTCGCGGCGTTCGCCCCGGCGACGTTCAAGGTCGGCGTCACCCGGTCGTGGCGGCTGGAGACCCGCCTGCGCGAGCAGGGGGCCGACCGCGCCGCCCACCTCCACACCGTCTCGAACGGCCGGATCGCCCGGGAACTGGAGGCCGAGATAGCGACGGACCAGACCGACCGCGTCCGGGTCCCCGAGAAGGTCGCCGGCCTCGGCCGCGGGGTCGACGAGGACGCCTGGGCGGCCGTACTGGCGGAGTTCGACGTGCTCGACCGCTGGCGGTTCGACTACGGCCTCGGCCTCGACGCCCGCCCGGTCCCCGAGACGCTGGCGACGGGGACGGTGGTTGGGGTGAAGGGCCGCGTGCTGGTCCTGGAGAACGCCGGGACGACCTACGCCGTCGACCTGCGGGACCTGGTCGGCTACGCGGTCGAGGCGGAGTCGGCGTCGCGCTCGCTGCAGTCGAACCTCGGCGCGTTCACCTGA
- a CDS encoding glycosyltransferase codes for MNHQVAAFTDTYLPTVNGVTYTIDTWRDRWNRDGGRMDVVYPRSDGHSPGPHEHPVRSVAFPWYQGYRLGAPKIPDAVESVDVVHAHTPYALGLGAMRLARRADAPLVASYHTPGGEYTDYLAPTEGIASGLRGFVEGYERWFFNRADRVVVPTEPVRQYLRAELGIETRVEVVSNGIDTEHFRPTDATAFRERHDLVGERLVGYTGRHGYEKRLTDLIDAAEGLDATVVLGGDGPAREDLRAQAADSDADVRFLGFLDREEMPAFYSALDVFAFPSPVETQGLVALEANACGTPVVGVDSGALSETVEDGVTGYHFPSEDVDAFRARIEDVLADGDDLAENCLERRDEISVGRTVERLADLYGSVS; via the coding sequence ATGAATCATCAGGTCGCCGCCTTTACCGACACCTATCTGCCGACGGTAAACGGCGTGACCTACACGATAGACACCTGGCGGGACCGCTGGAACCGCGACGGCGGCCGGATGGACGTGGTGTACCCCCGGTCGGACGGCCACTCGCCGGGTCCACACGAGCACCCGGTCAGGAGCGTCGCGTTCCCCTGGTATCAGGGGTATCGCCTCGGCGCGCCGAAGATCCCCGACGCCGTCGAGAGCGTCGACGTGGTCCACGCCCACACCCCCTACGCCCTCGGACTGGGCGCGATGCGGCTCGCCCGCCGCGCCGACGCGCCGCTGGTCGCCTCCTACCACACCCCCGGCGGCGAGTACACGGACTACCTCGCGCCGACCGAGGGCATCGCGAGCGGCCTCCGGGGGTTCGTCGAGGGGTACGAGCGGTGGTTTTTCAACCGCGCCGACCGGGTCGTCGTCCCGACCGAACCCGTCCGCCAGTACCTCCGGGCCGAACTCGGCATCGAGACCCGCGTCGAGGTGGTCTCGAACGGGATCGACACCGAGCACTTCCGGCCGACTGACGCGACGGCGTTCCGCGAACGCCACGACCTCGTCGGCGAGCGGCTGGTCGGCTACACCGGCCGGCACGGCTACGAGAAGCGCCTCACCGACCTGATAGACGCGGCCGAGGGCCTCGACGCGACGGTCGTCCTCGGCGGCGACGGCCCCGCCCGCGAGGACCTGCGGGCGCAGGCGGCCGACAGCGACGCGGACGTGCGCTTCCTCGGCTTCCTCGACCGCGAGGAGATGCCGGCGTTCTACTCGGCGCTCGACGTGTTCGCGTTCCCGAGCCCGGTCGAGACGCAGGGGCTGGTCGCGCTGGAGGCCAACGCCTGCGGGACGCCCGTCGTCGGCGTCGACAGCGGCGCGCTCTCCGAGACGGTCGAGGACGGGGTGACGGGGTATCACTTCCCGAGCGAGGACGTCGATGCGTTCCGGGCGCGGATCGAGGACGTGCTCGCCGACGGCGACGACCTCGCGGAGAACTGTCTGGAGCGTCGGGACGAGATAAGCGTCGGCAGAACCGTCGAGCGACTGGCCGACCTCTACGGCAGCGTCTCGTAG
- a CDS encoding ribonuclease P protein component 4, protein MTIAEERIDRLETLARDAAAASNQERAREYVRLARRIAERNRLSLPTRFKRFTCDACDSYLRPGANARVRTRDGHVVVACDCGHQARYPY, encoded by the coding sequence ATGACGATAGCCGAGGAGCGCATCGACCGGCTGGAGACGCTCGCCCGCGACGCGGCGGCCGCGTCGAACCAGGAGCGGGCGCGGGAGTACGTCCGCCTCGCCAGACGCATCGCCGAGCGCAACCGCCTGTCGCTCCCGACGCGGTTCAAGCGGTTCACCTGCGACGCCTGTGACAGCTACCTCCGTCCGGGCGCGAACGCGCGCGTCAGGACCAGGGACGGCCACGTCGTCGTCGCCTGCGACTGCGGCCATCAGGCGCGCTATCCGTACTGA
- a CDS encoding YhbY family RNA-binding protein → MTDQRLRKQAHETDVTVWVGKNGIDSVTGELADQLNDRELVKVKFLRAARGGSSTEELAVELADAVDAELVETRGNTAVLH, encoded by the coding sequence ATGACAGATCAGCGGCTCCGGAAACAGGCACACGAGACGGACGTCACCGTCTGGGTGGGGAAGAACGGTATCGACTCGGTGACCGGCGAACTCGCCGACCAGCTCAACGACCGGGAACTCGTGAAGGTGAAGTTCCTGCGGGCGGCCCGCGGGGGGTCGAGCACGGAGGAACTCGCGGTCGAACTGGCCGACGCCGTCGACGCGGAACTCGTCGAGACGCGCGGTAACACGGCGGTGTTGCACTGA
- a CDS encoding mechanosensitive ion channel family protein, whose translation MVVVDEFLIDAGVSADVATPLGAAIQFLIAFLAVYLIGKLAVYPLVRRLLNRRDLDAHARKPLMKVTQIVVIFAAVSVAFGAAGLGSFLQSLATIAAAATLAIGFALQDVIANFVAGIFIFTDKPFRIGDWIEWDGNSGIVEDISLRVSRVRTFDNELLTVPNSQLTDGVIKNPMAKDKLRQKFVFGIGYDDDIERATDIIIEEAEAHPDILEDPAPSVRLTELGDSSVGLQSRIWIADPSRADFVKVRGEYVTSVKQRFDEEGIDIPYPNRTLSGGLELANAAEFAEPADD comes from the coding sequence ATGGTCGTCGTCGACGAGTTCCTCATCGACGCGGGGGTGAGCGCGGACGTCGCGACGCCGTTAGGGGCGGCGATCCAGTTCCTCATAGCGTTCCTCGCCGTGTACCTCATCGGCAAGCTGGCCGTGTACCCGCTGGTCCGGCGGCTGCTGAACCGCCGCGACCTCGACGCCCACGCGCGCAAGCCGCTGATGAAGGTCACCCAGATCGTCGTGATCTTCGCGGCGGTGTCGGTCGCGTTCGGCGCGGCGGGGCTGGGGAGCTTCCTGCAGTCGCTCGCCACCATCGCCGCGGCCGCGACGCTGGCCATCGGCTTCGCGCTGCAGGACGTGATCGCCAACTTCGTCGCGGGCATCTTCATCTTCACCGACAAGCCGTTCCGCATCGGCGACTGGATCGAGTGGGACGGCAACTCCGGCATCGTCGAGGACATCAGCCTCCGGGTCTCCCGGGTCCGGACGTTCGACAACGAACTGCTGACGGTGCCCAACTCCCAGTTGACCGACGGCGTCATCAAGAACCCGATGGCGAAGGACAAGCTCCGCCAGAAGTTCGTGTTCGGCATCGGCTACGACGACGACATCGAGCGGGCGACCGACATCATCATCGAGGAGGCCGAGGCCCACCCCGACATCCTCGAGGACCCGGCCCCCTCCGTCCGGCTGACCGAACTGGGCGACTCCTCGGTCGGCCTCCAGTCCCGCATCTGGATCGCCGACCCGAGCCGCGCGGACTTCGTGAAGGTCCGCGGCGAGTACGTCACCAGCGTGAAACAGCGGTTCGACGAGGAGGGGATCGACATCCCGTACCCCAACCGCACGCTCTCGGGCGGCCTCGAACTGGCCAACGCGGCGGAGTTCGCGGAACCGGCCGACGACTGA